The region GACGGCGACGCCCACGCACAGCGGCAGGGCGACCAGGAACACGACGATCGAGGCGGCGAAGTCCTGCCGCAGGTGGGGGAGTTTGCTCATGAGGCTCGACGTGTTCATCGCGCGGCTCACAGGGCCTCGAAGGTGTCGGTGTGCGCTCGGTGTTCGCGCACGGCTCCGGTGTGGACCTCGTAGTACCAGCCGTGCAGACGCAGCCGGCCCGTCGTCAGGGCCCTTTCCACACAGGGGTATCCGCGGAGCCTGAGCAGTTGCGCGAGGACGTGGTTCTGTACCGCGTCGGCGACGGTGGGGTCGTCGCCCGGTGCGTCGGACGGGCGCTGCACCTGCGCGAGCCAGTCGCGCACGGCGGGTACGGCCGTCAGGTCCTCGCCGCGCACCAGCGCGCCGACGGCACCGCAGTGCGAATGGCCGCAGACCACGATCTCGGACACGCCGAGCACGTCCACCGCGTACTCGACGGTGGCCGCCTCGGAGGTCGGCCGGCCGGGGACGTAGGGCGGGACGATGTTGCCCGCGGTGCGCAGCTCGAAGAGCTCGCCCGGGCGGG is a window of Streptomyces sp. NBC_00271 DNA encoding:
- a CDS encoding carbonic anhydrase; protein product: MQPLIDHARSFGRRPEEFASLADGQSPQVLFITCSDSRVVPALITGARPGELFELRTAGNIVPPYVPGRPTSEAATVEYAVDVLGVSEIVVCGHSHCGAVGALVRGEDLTAVPAVRDWLAQVQRPSDAPGDDPTVADAVQNHVLAQLLRLRGYPCVERALTTGRLRLHGWYYEVHTGAVREHRAHTDTFEAL